The segment TCGCCGGCATGCAGCAGAAAGCTGGGACGCTGTCCCCACGCATACTCGGCCAACTTGCCGGAGACCGCCGGATTCCCCTGCGTGTCGCTCATGACCGCAAAGGCGAACGGCGTGTCGCGATCGTCGATCGCGGTGCGGAAGGTGAGAACGTCGCTCGTGAGCTTCGCCCCGTCGGCGGCGACCGTTTCGGTGCGATAGAAGTATTGCGTGTCTGGCGTTAGCCCTTCGATCCGCACTTCGTGCATCTCGTCGGCGCCGGCCGCTTCGACCTGTTTGGTGCAGGCGTCGGTCTCGCCGTAACGAACGACGGTCGTCCCTTTCTTATTGGTTCGCCACATCATCGTCATGCCGGTCTGCGTGCCGTATTGCAGGTAGGGCTTGATGATGTAGCTGAGGGGACCGCTGACGTCGAACGCCGGGAGTTTGGCGAGCGCCTGGCCATGTTCAAAATCATGCGCGACCCACGCCGCTTTGGCCGCCATGTCGTAAAGCGAAAGTTCGCGGATGCGGCCATGCATTGGGTGGTTTTCGTTGGAGTCGCGATAGCCGCCGACGACGACCGGCGCCGACTTCGGATAGAGGATCTCGCCTGACTGCTCGTCGCTCGAAGCGTCGAGCTTGCCGTTCACGTAGAGTTCGAGCAGCTTGCCGTCGTAGACCGCAACGACGTGATAGAGCTTGCCTGGCTCGTACTTCGTTTGCCCTTTCAGGTAGGTCATCTTGCCGTCGCCGTCATCGGCGCCTTTGGTCGCCAGACCGACGTAGAACGACTGCTGGTCGTAGCCGAGGATCCAACCTTGCTCGGCGTTGCCGTTGTCTTGGATCGCGCCGAGGATCCCGCCCCACTCGGTCGGCGAATGAACGGCGACCCACGCGGCGACGGTAAAGTCCCGCTTCGGCAAGAACTCGGCGACGCTTTTCAGATCGTCGGCGAGCACGCCGCCGGTTTGTTGACCAGAGAAGAGCAGCGACTCGCCGAGATCATCCTTGGCGATCGCATGATCGGTCGCCAACTTCACGTCCGGTCCCAGTCGCGACTTTAGCGTGTCGCCGTCGATCGACTCGGCTCGAAACTTCCAGTGGGCGACCGGGTCAGGCCCGTCATGCGCCAACAGAGGGGAAGCGAACGTCGAAATCGTCAGCAGCAGAATTGCGGTGAGCCGTCGCATCAGGCGAGCCTCTGTGCGGTGAGCGAAGTGGTGGATTGGCGAGAAAACTCTACCTTATGCTAGTTCTTGCCGGCGGAAAGGGTAATGACAATACGCGCATTTCCATTGACCGTATGCACCAGCGGTAAACCGAGCGTTAACCGATCCACCCTTGGACGATTTCCTCGACCTGTTCGCCGTCGAGCGTTTCGTGGGCCAGCAGATTGTCGGCGATCACGGCGAGGGCCGCCCAGTGGTTTTCGGCGTCGAGCAACTGATGCAACTGCCGCGTCGCTTCCTCGAGATAGCGGAGTCGCTTCTGCTGGTCGCGGAACAACGGGTTCGCCGCTTCCCACGCGGCTTGCCAATCGTCGGCCCACTCGGCGACGTGCCCGGGATGAAAGGGCTCGCCGCTGTAGAGCATCTCGGCGACCGGTCCGGCCAATGCGACCAGGACGAATTTCTCTTGCCGCTGTTTGGGCGTGAACTGCGACAGCCGCCACTCGATCTGGGCGTCGCCAAACCTGCGCGGGCCCTCGTCATCTTCCGGTTCGATGGTGATGCGGCGCACGCGAGCGCCGACCAGGACCGCCATCAACGCGTGTCCCGATTCGTGGTAGGCGACTACTTCTTGATCTTCGTCCATGGCGACCTTTCTGCGTCGCGGCAGCATAGCAGATTGTAGCGGCGGCGACGATTTGCCGCCGGCGATTTGGTCAATTGGAGGGGGGCGGAATGAGGTTCTAGCGTGATTTGATCTCGGCGGTCTGGTAGACTTGCTCGGCGGCTCACCTTGCATCGCCTCTCTCGCTCCCTTCCTGCGCAATTTGATATATCGCCTCGGTTATGAAAAAGCTGTTCCAGCCTGATCCGCTTCTGATTCGTCCCGTTGATCACCAACCGACCGCCGATCGCGCGCCGGATGAAATCGCCGCCGGTTCGCCGGCCTGGCTGCGTGACGATCTGGTCGAGATGTTGGGCGCCGATCAGGTCCTCTCGCGACCGATCGACCTGATCAAGTACGCCAGCGACGCGAGCCCCTATCGGTTGTTTCCGAAGGTGATCGTGCTGCCGAAGCATGTCGAAGAGGTACGGCAGATCTTCGCTTACGCCAAACGAAAAAATCTGCCGGTGACGATCCGCGCGTCGGGCTCCAGTCTGAGCGGCCAGGCGCAAGGGGATGGCATCTTGATCGAAGCGCGGCGGCATTGGGCCGGGTGGACGATCGAAGAAGAAGGACGACGCTTGCGGGTACGCCCCGGCA is part of the Blastopirellula sediminis genome and harbors:
- a CDS encoding M50 family metallopeptidase, producing MDEDQEVVAYHESGHALMAVLVGARVRRITIEPEDDEGPRRFGDAQIEWRLSQFTPKQRQEKFVLVALAGPVAEMLYSGEPFHPGHVAEWADDWQAAWEAANPLFRDQQKRLRYLEEATRQLHQLLDAENHWAALAVIADNLLAHETLDGEQVEEIVQGWIG
- a CDS encoding metallophosphoesterase produces the protein MRRLTAILLLTISTFASPLLAHDGPDPVAHWKFRAESIDGDTLKSRLGPDVKLATDHAIAKDDLGESLLFSGQQTGGVLADDLKSVAEFLPKRDFTVAAWVAVHSPTEWGGILGAIQDNGNAEQGWILGYDQQSFYVGLATKGADDGDGKMTYLKGQTKYEPGKLYHVVAVYDGKLLELYVNGKLDASSDEQSGEILYPKSAPVVVGGYRDSNENHPMHGRIRELSLYDMAAKAAWVAHDFEHGQALAKLPAFDVSGPLSYIIKPYLQYGTQTGMTMMWRTNKKGTTVVRYGETDACTKQVEAAGADEMHEVRIEGLTPDTQYFYRTETVAADGAKLTSDVLTFRTAIDDRDTPFAFAVMSDTQGNPAVSGKLAEYAWGQRPSFLLHAGDLVNTGSDDRQWTHEFFSSMNPLISRVPFYPVIGNHETYRYKDGRSINYYRYMSLPDPEYYYTFRYANTQFFMIDTNQKVDPQSEQYKWLERQLAESTAVWKIVCHHHPAYSSDGDDYGNLWKTNKGTHGDLRVRQLAPLYEKYHVDIVWSGHIHSYERTWPIKENKAVQDGAPVYMITGGGGGHLETAGPTRPYFQNNIYRGHHWAMVYVNHGKLEFKAYDLDNHLFDTFTIEKKAK